From a single Candidatus Brevundimonas phytovorans genomic region:
- a CDS encoding outer membrane beta-barrel protein, with the protein MKTAAALLAAASVLTLAGAASAQTAAPEPVGKGTLIVTARMTGVLPQADDAIVTAAGADSGLKVDVSDDWMPTLGFTYFVADHWAVEAILGATQHEVRAKGGATDVAVHETWVLPPIVTLQYRPTPNAAISPYVGAGVSYMAFFDGKDKNGFEFDLDNGFGMALQAGADWNLSGPWTLNLDAKKVWFDTDARINNGALKSSVSLDPWVVSVGVGRKF; encoded by the coding sequence ATGAAGACCGCCGCCGCCCTTCTGGCCGCCGCCAGCGTTCTGACCCTGGCGGGCGCCGCCTCGGCCCAAACCGCCGCCCCCGAGCCCGTCGGCAAGGGCACGCTGATCGTCACCGCCCGCATGACCGGCGTCCTGCCGCAGGCCGATGACGCCATCGTCACCGCCGCCGGCGCCGACAGCGGTCTGAAAGTCGACGTCAGCGACGACTGGATGCCGACCCTGGGCTTCACCTATTTCGTCGCCGACCACTGGGCCGTCGAGGCCATCCTCGGCGCCACCCAGCATGAGGTCCGCGCCAAGGGCGGGGCGACCGACGTGGCCGTGCACGAGACCTGGGTCCTGCCCCCCATCGTGACGCTGCAATACCGCCCGACCCCGAACGCCGCGATCAGCCCCTATGTCGGCGCCGGCGTCAGCTACATGGCCTTCTTCGACGGCAAGGACAAAAACGGCTTCGAGTTCGATCTCGACAACGGCTTCGGCATGGCCTTGCAGGCCGGCGCCGACTGGAACCTGTCGGGGCCGTGGACCCTGAACCTCGACGCCAAGAAGGTCTGGTTCGACACGGACGCCAGGATCAACAACGGCGCGCTGAAGAGCAGCGTCAGCCTTGATCCCTGGGTCGTGTCGGTGGGCGTCGGCCGCAAGTTCTGA
- a CDS encoding helix-turn-helix domain-containing protein has product MHAPNAALAENADVRLEDVHPCSTCGARPLGVCADLKGHELQNMACASETVTAQPGQALFHEGDPNPFVFNVVDGAVKLYRLLPDGRRQITGFLFQGDFLGLGGRGPSSFTAEALTPLSACRFRRGDFDQLLNALPALEHRLVAMAGDELMAAQEQIVLLGRKTARERIASFLTRLSARQVQLGGAEGRVHLPMTRLDIADYLGLTIETVSRVFTQFKTSGLIQLLPNNAVALPDPEALKALGEGAA; this is encoded by the coding sequence ATGCACGCCCCTAACGCCGCCTTGGCCGAGAACGCCGACGTCCGCCTGGAAGACGTGCACCCCTGCTCGACCTGCGGGGCGCGTCCGCTGGGGGTCTGCGCCGACCTGAAGGGGCACGAGTTGCAGAACATGGCCTGCGCCAGCGAGACGGTGACGGCCCAGCCGGGACAGGCCCTGTTCCATGAGGGTGATCCCAACCCCTTCGTCTTCAACGTCGTGGACGGGGCGGTGAAGCTGTATCGTCTGCTGCCCGACGGCCGGCGCCAGATCACCGGCTTCCTGTTCCAGGGCGACTTTCTGGGGTTGGGCGGGCGCGGGCCGTCCAGCTTCACCGCCGAGGCCCTGACGCCGCTCAGCGCCTGCCGCTTCCGGCGCGGCGACTTCGACCAGTTGCTGAACGCCCTGCCCGCGCTGGAGCATCGGCTGGTGGCCATGGCGGGCGACGAGCTGATGGCGGCGCAGGAGCAGATCGTTCTGCTGGGCCGCAAGACGGCGCGCGAGCGCATCGCCAGCTTCCTGACCCGCCTGTCGGCGCGGCAGGTGCAGCTGGGGGGCGCCGAAGGCCGGGTCCACCTGCCGATGACCCGTCTGGACATCGCCGACTATCTGGGCCTGACGATCGAGACGGTCAGCCGGGTCTTCACCCAGTTCAAGACCTCGGGCCTGATCCAGCTGCTGCCCAACAACGCCGTGGCCCTGCCCGATCCCGAGGCCTTGAAAGCATTGGGCGAAGGCGCGGCCTGA
- a CDS encoding nitroreductase/quinone reductase family protein, giving the protein MTAASASSVIPIHGAAVAAILKLLDGQRLMTLATNRADGRPQASTLGYLNDGLNLYFVTARDSEKLRNLAADPRVGVAVRGVAGEGEAVGLSIDGRAEEVTDGDEVQRLNDLIIKRSPEISPWAPGGDAVAVVKVIPEQVEAVAVIDGRSRAQAFSIGDPERVVQGVSYAPSAVARLF; this is encoded by the coding sequence ATGACCGCAGCATCCGCCTCCAGCGTGATCCCCATCCACGGCGCGGCGGTCGCCGCCATCCTCAAGCTGCTCGACGGCCAGCGGCTGATGACCCTGGCGACCAACCGCGCCGACGGCCGGCCCCAGGCCAGCACCCTCGGCTATCTGAACGACGGCCTGAACCTCTATTTCGTCACCGCCCGCGACAGCGAGAAGCTGCGCAACCTCGCCGCCGACCCGCGCGTGGGGGTGGCCGTGCGCGGCGTGGCCGGGGAAGGGGAGGCGGTCGGCCTGTCCATCGACGGCCGGGCGGAAGAGGTGACGGACGGCGACGAGGTCCAGCGCCTCAACGACCTGATCATCAAGCGCTCGCCGGAAATCAGCCCCTGGGCCCCTGGCGGCGATGCGGTGGCGGTGGTCAAGGTGATTCCCGAACAGGTCGAGGCGGTCGCCGTGATCGACGGCCGCAGCCGCGCTCAGGCCTTCTCGATCGGCGATCCCGAACGCGTCGTGCAGGGCGTCAGCTACGCGCCGAGCGCGGTGGCGCGGCTGTTCTGA
- the secE gene encoding preprotein translocase subunit SecE encodes MAKAKTPGGRRTVGNQTAAAASGAATVAVDAPAPKKKTTPAQFFSQVRAEARKIVWPSRKETWITSVMVFIMVLVASAFFWIVDTGLGFASRFILGLGQ; translated from the coding sequence ATGGCCAAGGCGAAGACCCCCGGCGGTCGCCGCACCGTGGGAAACCAGACCGCAGCCGCCGCATCCGGCGCCGCCACGGTCGCCGTTGACGCGCCTGCACCCAAGAAGAAAACGACCCCTGCCCAGTTCTTCAGCCAGGTTCGCGCTGAAGCTCGCAAGATCGTCTGGCCCAGCCGCAAGGAGACGTGGATCACGTCCGTGATGGTCTTCATCATGGTTCTGGTCGCCTCGGCCTTCTTCTGGATCGTCGATACGGGTCTCGGCTTTGCGTCCCGCTTCATTCTCGGCCTTGGCCAATAA
- the nusG gene encoding transcription termination/antitermination protein NusG: MTDAAPKPAANPRHKWYIVNAYSNFEKKVAEQLREQAKQQGLEDAFSEILVPTEEVVEIRRGRKVNSERKFFPGYVLVKMEMTDNAYHLVKNTPKVTGFLGAAGGTKPLPVSEREVQNIIGAVEEGVERPKPTIRFDIGETVKVIDGPFASFDGQVESVDEDNARLRVAVSIFGRPTPVDLEYNQVEKTAG, translated from the coding sequence ATGACTGATGCAGCGCCCAAGCCGGCGGCCAATCCCCGCCACAAATGGTATATCGTCAACGCCTACTCGAACTTCGAAAAGAAGGTCGCGGAGCAACTGCGCGAGCAGGCGAAGCAGCAGGGCCTGGAAGACGCCTTCTCCGAAATCCTGGTTCCGACCGAGGAAGTCGTCGAAATCCGTCGTGGCCGCAAGGTGAACTCGGAACGCAAATTCTTCCCCGGCTATGTGCTGGTGAAGATGGAGATGACCGACAACGCCTACCACCTGGTCAAGAACACGCCCAAGGTCACGGGCTTCCTGGGCGCGGCGGGCGGCACCAAGCCCCTGCCGGTCTCTGAACGTGAAGTTCAGAACATCATCGGCGCCGTGGAAGAGGGCGTCGAGCGTCCGAAGCCCACCATCCGCTTCGACATCGGCGAAACCGTCAAGGTCATCGACGGTCCGTTCGCCAGCTTCGACGGTCAGGTCGAGAGCGTCGACGAAGACAACGCCCGCCTGCGCGTGGCCGTCTCCATCTTCGGCCGCCCGACCCCGGTGGATCTGGAATACAACCAGGTCGAAAAGACCGCCGGCTGA
- the rplK gene encoding 50S ribosomal protein L11: protein MAKKILGYIKLQVAAGSATPSPPIGPALGQRGVNIMGFCKEFNARTEKVAKGTPLPTVITVYQDKSFTFITKTPPATFYLKQAAGIKSGSKLVGRELAGKVTQAQVREIAEAKMKDLNANDIDAAMRIIEGSARAIGIEVVEG from the coding sequence ATGGCCAAGAAGATTCTCGGCTATATCAAACTGCAAGTTGCGGCCGGTTCGGCCACGCCTTCGCCCCCGATCGGCCCGGCTCTGGGTCAGCGCGGCGTGAACATCATGGGCTTCTGCAAGGAGTTCAACGCACGCACCGAGAAGGTGGCCAAGGGTACGCCCCTGCCGACCGTGATCACGGTCTATCAGGACAAGTCCTTCACCTTCATCACCAAGACCCCGCCGGCCACCTTCTACCTGAAGCAGGCCGCTGGCATTAAGTCGGGCTCCAAGCTCGTCGGCCGCGAACTCGCCGGCAAGGTCACGCAAGCGCAAGTGCGCGAGATCGCCGAAGCGAAGATGAAAGACCTGAACGCCAACGACATCGACGCTGCCATGCGCATCATCGAAGGCTCGGCCCGCGCGATCGGCATCGAAGTGGTGGAGGGCTAA
- the rplA gene encoding 50S ribosomal protein L1 has translation MAKQTKAQKARTGVTQDLLSFSDAIKLVKDNAKAKFDESIEIAVNLGVDPRHADQQVRGVVNLPSGTGRDVRVAVFAKDAKAAEATAAGADIVGAEDLYEKIAGGFMDFDRVIASPDMMALVGRLGKVLGPRGLMPNPKVGTVTPNVAQAVKDAKSGAVEFRVEKAGIAHGGIGKASFDQAALEANVKAYVDALNKAKPAGAKGTYVKRITLSSTMGPGFKIDPASLA, from the coding sequence ATGGCTAAGCAAACCAAGGCTCAGAAAGCCCGTACCGGCGTCACCCAGGACCTGCTGTCGTTCTCGGACGCCATCAAGCTCGTCAAGGACAACGCCAAGGCCAAGTTCGACGAGTCGATCGAAATCGCCGTCAACCTGGGCGTTGACCCGCGTCACGCCGACCAACAGGTCCGTGGCGTTGTGAACCTGCCGTCGGGCACGGGCCGCGACGTTCGCGTCGCCGTCTTCGCCAAGGACGCCAAGGCTGCTGAAGCCACGGCTGCCGGCGCCGACATCGTGGGCGCAGAAGATCTGTACGAAAAGATCGCTGGCGGCTTCATGGACTTCGACCGCGTCATCGCGTCGCCGGACATGATGGCTCTGGTCGGTCGCCTCGGTAAGGTGCTGGGCCCGCGCGGCCTGATGCCGAACCCGAAGGTCGGCACCGTGACCCCGAACGTGGCGCAAGCCGTCAAGGACGCCAAGAGCGGCGCCGTTGAGTTCCGCGTCGAAAAAGCTGGTATCGCCCACGGCGGCATCGGCAAGGCCTCCTTCGACCAGGCCGCCCTGGAAGCCAACGTCAAGGCTTACGTGGACGCCCTGAACAAGGCCAAGCCGGCCGGCGCCAAGGGGACGTACGTCAAGCGTATCACCCTGTCGTCGACGATGGGCCCGGGCTTCAAGATCGATCCGGCTTCGCTGGCTTAA
- a CDS encoding aspartyl/asparaginyl beta-hydroxylase domain-containing protein: protein MTNHNPAQEHLLIQAGQALARRDPHQALMLLDRADALGRTHNATLNRAVALRLLGNFQASLAVLDEALDMKPYDFTALLAKGAMLEKVNQPKAAVDAYRNALKIAPPRAHCPPAVMTQMDYAARMVDQYARALGDFMRQRLAGLRADVGEAALDRFDEGLEIYAGLIQPPKQQPLLLNYPRLPAIPFYDRSLFPWLPQLEAATAVIQDELTGLLDTASDEFAPYIAYPKGAPVNQWAELNHSRKWSSFFLWRDGQRQDAACDRCPRTAALLESLPMADQEGFAPTAIFSALEGRTHIPAHTGSSNVRLLVHLPITLPGPARFRVGNTVRSWEMGKAWVFDDTIEHEAWNDADDLRVILIFDVWNPYLDDKEKILITEMMKAQRDFLAI, encoded by the coding sequence ATGACCAACCATAACCCTGCGCAGGAACACCTCCTGATCCAGGCCGGTCAGGCGCTGGCCCGTCGCGATCCCCATCAGGCTCTGATGCTGCTGGACCGGGCCGACGCCCTAGGACGGACCCACAACGCCACGCTGAACCGCGCGGTGGCGCTTCGTCTGCTCGGAAACTTCCAGGCCTCGTTAGCCGTTCTGGACGAGGCCCTAGACATGAAGCCCTATGATTTTACGGCCCTGCTGGCCAAGGGCGCCATGCTGGAAAAGGTCAACCAGCCCAAGGCGGCGGTGGACGCCTATCGGAACGCCTTGAAAATAGCGCCGCCGCGCGCCCACTGTCCGCCCGCCGTCATGACGCAGATGGATTACGCGGCGCGGATGGTCGATCAGTACGCACGGGCGTTGGGCGATTTTATGCGGCAGCGCCTTGCGGGTCTGCGCGCCGATGTCGGCGAGGCGGCGCTGGATCGGTTTGACGAGGGCCTGGAGATTTATGCCGGTCTTATCCAGCCGCCGAAACAGCAGCCCCTGTTGCTCAACTATCCGCGGCTCCCCGCCATACCCTTCTACGACCGCAGCTTGTTTCCCTGGCTTCCGCAGTTGGAGGCTGCCACCGCGGTCATCCAGGACGAACTGACCGGCCTCCTCGACACCGCCTCTGACGAGTTCGCGCCCTACATCGCCTACCCCAAGGGAGCGCCCGTCAATCAGTGGGCGGAGTTGAATCACTCGCGCAAATGGAGCTCGTTTTTTCTGTGGCGCGACGGGCAGCGGCAGGACGCCGCCTGCGATCGCTGCCCCCGTACCGCCGCCCTGCTAGAAAGCCTGCCGATGGCCGACCAGGAGGGTTTCGCCCCAACCGCAATCTTTTCGGCGCTGGAGGGCCGGACCCACATTCCGGCGCATACAGGATCATCGAACGTCCGGCTGCTGGTCCACCTACCGATCACCCTGCCCGGGCCCGCACGCTTCCGCGTCGGCAACACCGTCAGGTCTTGGGAGATGGGCAAGGCCTGGGTCTTTGACGACACCATCGAGCATGAAGCATGGAACGACGCCGACGACCTGCGCGTCATCCTGATCTTCGATGTCTGGAACCCCTATCTGGACGACAAGGAAAAAATCCTCATCACCGAGATGATGAAGGCCCAGCGCGACTTCCTAGCCATCTAG
- a CDS encoding DUF47 domain-containing protein gives MLSWFQALLPKEDNFFRLFDAHAATLVKGAEALRGMMDGGEATPEWCQKIVDHEHEADDIAREVMFAVRRSFITPFDRSDIRGLTDSLDDTIDQMQKTAKVVTLYEMREFAPKMRELADIAVQCGALTVEAVSLLPAMRKNHERLNVLTEQIAVLESQSDTLYDEGMKALYALHRHDMTGGNTLWFIIGGEVYDHLEKIIDRFEDVANRINGVLVEHL, from the coding sequence ATGCTGAGCTGGTTCCAGGCGCTGCTGCCCAAGGAAGACAACTTCTTCCGCCTGTTCGACGCCCATGCCGCGACCCTGGTGAAGGGCGCTGAGGCCCTTCGCGGGATGATGGACGGCGGCGAGGCCACGCCTGAATGGTGCCAGAAGATCGTCGACCACGAGCATGAGGCCGACGACATCGCGCGCGAGGTCATGTTCGCGGTGCGCCGCAGCTTCATCACCCCGTTTGACCGCTCGGACATTCGCGGCCTGACCGACTCGCTGGACGACACGATCGACCAGATGCAGAAGACGGCCAAGGTCGTCACCCTGTACGAAATGCGCGAGTTCGCCCCCAAGATGCGCGAACTGGCCGACATCGCCGTCCAGTGCGGCGCTCTGACGGTCGAGGCTGTCTCCCTCCTGCCGGCCATGCGCAAGAACCATGAGCGTCTGAACGTCCTGACCGAACAGATCGCCGTGCTCGAAAGCCAGAGCGACACCCTCTACGACGAGGGGATGAAGGCGCTCTACGCCCTGCACCGCCACGACATGACCGGCGGCAACACGCTGTGGTTCATCATCGGCGGCGAGGTCTATGACCACCTCGAGAAGATCATCGACCGCTTCGAGGATGTGGCCAACCGCATCAACGGCGTCCTGGTCGAGCACCTGTAG
- a CDS encoding inorganic phosphate transporter codes for MDHALLILVFLIGVALLFDFLNGLHDAANSIATIVATRVLPPIYAVGWAAFFNFIAFLFFGLHVADTIGRGIISPDVISDQVIFGALMGAICWNVITWIAGIPSSSSHALVGGLLGAGVAKAGTSAVVIAGVLKTVGAIFMSPAIGFLLALLLVLIVSWLFARANPAFADRIFRGLQFLSASAYSLGHGGNDAQKTMGIIAILLYSRGMLGGEFHVPFWVVITCQAAIALGTLFGGWKIVHTMGSRITRLSPQQGFCAETGGAITLFAATSLGIPVSTTHTITGAIIGVGAAKRVSAVRWSIARSIVTAWFITMPAAAAIGAVFYFLGGLFLT; via the coding sequence ATGGATCACGCCCTCCTGATCCTGGTCTTCCTGATCGGCGTCGCCCTGCTGTTCGACTTCCTGAACGGCCTGCACGACGCGGCCAACTCCATCGCCACCATCGTCGCCACGCGGGTCCTGCCGCCGATCTATGCGGTCGGCTGGGCGGCCTTCTTCAACTTCATCGCCTTCCTCTTCTTCGGCCTGCACGTGGCGGACACGATCGGGCGGGGAATCATTTCACCCGACGTCATCTCGGATCAGGTCATCTTCGGCGCCCTGATGGGGGCGATCTGCTGGAACGTGATCACCTGGATCGCCGGGATTCCCTCTTCTAGCTCGCACGCCCTGGTCGGCGGCCTGCTGGGCGCGGGCGTCGCCAAGGCGGGAACCAGCGCCGTGGTCATCGCCGGGGTGCTGAAGACGGTCGGCGCCATCTTCATGTCGCCGGCCATCGGCTTCCTGCTGGCCCTCTTGCTGGTGCTGATCGTGTCCTGGCTGTTCGCCAGGGCCAACCCCGCCTTTGCCGACCGGATATTCCGAGGTCTGCAGTTCCTGTCGGCCTCGGCCTATTCCCTGGGGCACGGCGGCAATGACGCGCAGAAGACCATGGGGATCATCGCTATCCTGCTCTATTCGCGCGGCATGTTGGGCGGCGAGTTCCATGTGCCCTTCTGGGTGGTCATCACCTGTCAGGCGGCCATCGCCCTGGGCACCCTGTTCGGCGGCTGGAAGATCGTCCACACCATGGGCTCGCGCATCACGCGCCTGAGCCCGCAGCAGGGCTTCTGCGCCGAGACGGGCGGGGCCATCACCCTGTTCGCGGCGACCAGCCTGGGCATCCCGGTATCGACGACCCACACCATCACCGGCGCCATCATCGGCGTTGGCGCGGCCAAGCGGGTCTCGGCCGTCCGCTGGAGCATCGCCCGCAGCATCGTCACCGCCTGGTTCATCACCATGCCGGCGGCTGCGGCCATCGGCGCCGTCTTCTACTTCCTCGGCGGCCTGTTCCTGACCTGA
- a CDS encoding NUDIX hydrolase has protein sequence MTRQVAALPWREGENGVEVMMITSRETRRWVIPKGGRMVGKTDPQAAAQEAYEEAGVQGETLETPIGHFRYGKRLKSGAVQTCVVAVYPLEVLIQLGAWPEDLQRDRRWMPQGEAADAVHEDDLAQLIRAFRP, from the coding sequence GTGACCCGCCAGGTCGCGGCTCTGCCCTGGCGTGAGGGTGAGAACGGCGTGGAGGTGATGATGATCACCTCGCGCGAGACGCGCCGCTGGGTCATTCCCAAGGGCGGCCGCATGGTCGGCAAGACCGACCCCCAGGCGGCGGCTCAGGAAGCCTATGAGGAGGCCGGCGTCCAGGGCGAGACGCTGGAGACTCCCATCGGCCATTTCCGCTATGGCAAGCGGCTGAAGTCGGGGGCGGTTCAGACCTGCGTGGTGGCCGTCTATCCGCTGGAGGTCCTGATCCAGTTGGGCGCCTGGCCCGAAGACCTGCAACGCGATCGCCGCTGGATGCCCCAGGGCGAGGCGGCGGATGCGGTGCATGAGGATGACCTGGCGCAACTGATCCGGGCTTTTCGTCCCTAA
- the rplJ gene encoding 50S ribosomal protein L10: MDRAQKAESIESLKSVFADAGAVVVTHNLGLTVAEMEDLRGRLRKEGGAFKVVKNRLALKALGVEEGSEYHDLFKGPVGIAYAADPVTAAKVAAEFAKGNDKFKLLGGFMGDKVLDAAGVDALSKLPSLDQLRGKLIGLLQAPATKVAGVLQAPAGQLARVFNAYATKDAA; the protein is encoded by the coding sequence ATGGACCGCGCACAAAAAGCCGAGTCGATCGAATCGCTGAAGAGCGTGTTCGCCGACGCGGGCGCCGTGGTCGTGACCCACAACCTGGGTCTGACCGTTGCGGAGATGGAAGACCTGCGTGGTCGCCTTCGTAAAGAAGGCGGCGCGTTCAAGGTGGTGAAAAACCGTCTGGCGCTCAAGGCGCTGGGCGTCGAGGAAGGCAGCGAGTACCACGACCTGTTCAAGGGTCCCGTGGGTATTGCTTATGCAGCCGACCCCGTCACTGCTGCGAAGGTCGCGGCTGAATTCGCCAAGGGCAACGACAAGTTCAAGCTCCTCGGCGGCTTCATGGGCGACAAGGTGCTGGACGCCGCGGGCGTCGACGCCCTGTCCAAGCTGCCGTCGCTGGACCAACTGCGTGGCAAGCTGATCGGCCTGCTGCAAGCCCCGGCGACCAAGGTCGCTGGCGTTCTGCAAGCACCCGCCGGCCAACTGGCTCGCGTCTTCAACGCCTACGCGACCAAAGACGCCGCCTAA
- the rplL gene encoding 50S ribosomal protein L7/L12 — MADLAKIVEELSALTVLEAAELSKLLEDKWGVSAAAPVAVAAAGGAAAPAEAAEEQTEFTVVLIDGGDKKINVIKEVRGVRTDLGLKEAKDLVEGAPQNVVENVSKQVAEELKKKLEEAGAKIQIK; from the coding sequence ATGGCTGATCTCGCCAAGATCGTTGAAGAACTGTCGGCTCTGACCGTCCTGGAAGCCGCTGAACTGTCGAAGCTGCTGGAAGACAAGTGGGGCGTTTCGGCTGCCGCACCGGTCGCCGTTGCTGCTGCTGGCGGCGCTGCTGCTCCGGCTGAAGCTGCTGAAGAGCAAACCGAGTTCACCGTTGTCCTGATCGACGGCGGCGACAAGAAGATCAACGTGATCAAGGAAGTCCGCGGCGTCCGTACGGACCTGGGTCTGAAGGAAGCCAAGGACCTGGTCGAAGGCGCTCCGCAGAACGTCGTCGAGAACGTCTCGAAGCAAGTCGCTGAAGAGCTGAAGAAGAAGCTCGAAGAAGCCGGCGCCAAGATCCAGATCAAGTAA
- a CDS encoding type 1 glutamine amidotransferase domain-containing protein: MKILMVLTSHDQLGDTGHKTGFWLEEFAAPYYALKDAGAEIVIASPKGGQPPLDPKSDAEDAQTDDTRRFKADAEAQAALANTVKLVDVKAEDFDAVFYPGGHGPLWDLANDPVSISLIEAFAAARKPTGFVCHAPGVLKDVKGADGEPLVKGRAVTGFTNSEEEAVGLTEVVPFLVEDMLAANGGRYSKGADWSSYVLTDGTLVTGQNPGSSREAAEALLKLLKA, encoded by the coding sequence ATGAAGATCCTGATGGTCCTGACCTCCCACGACCAACTCGGCGACACCGGCCACAAGACCGGCTTCTGGCTGGAAGAGTTCGCCGCTCCCTATTACGCCCTGAAGGACGCCGGGGCCGAGATCGTCATCGCCTCGCCCAAGGGCGGGCAGCCGCCGCTGGACCCCAAGAGCGACGCCGAGGACGCCCAGACCGACGACACCCGCCGCTTCAAGGCCGACGCGGAGGCGCAGGCTGCTCTGGCGAACACGGTCAAACTGGTCGATGTGAAGGCTGAGGATTTCGACGCCGTCTTTTACCCCGGCGGTCACGGCCCGCTGTGGGATCTGGCCAATGACCCCGTGTCCATCAGCCTGATTGAAGCCTTCGCCGCTGCGAGGAAGCCGACGGGCTTCGTCTGCCATGCGCCGGGCGTGCTGAAGGACGTGAAAGGCGCGGACGGCGAGCCGCTGGTCAAGGGCCGGGCCGTCACCGGCTTCACCAACAGCGAGGAAGAGGCTGTGGGCCTGACCGAAGTCGTGCCCTTCCTGGTGGAAGACATGCTGGCCGCCAACGGCGGGCGCTACAGCAAGGGCGCCGACTGGAGTTCCTATGTCCTGACGGACGGGACGTTGGTTACGGGGCAGAACCCGGGCTCGTCGCGGGAAGCCGCCGAAGCCCTGCTGAAGCTGCTGAAGGCCTAA